AAAGAAGCAACAATATGCACAAAGTTTGAAGGGACCAAAATGAATAAAAAAGGTTTATTTTAATTTTTGATATTGGGAAATCAATACATCCGTATTCGAACCAATTCCTTCAATTCGAGAAACAACAAAACCTTCTTTAGAAACCAAACTATAAACTGCCGAATGATTAAACTCTCCATTCGAAATCTTTTTATAATTGATACCAAGAACAACGGATAACATTCGAATGTCGGATTCCGTCCCAGTAAGTAGAGTCCAGTTATCATTTAGGTTCATTTTCTTTTTGTAGCTGCTCAGAACATCAGGATTATCTTTTTCCGAATCAAAACTAACAAGAACTATACGAGGCTCCTGTCCGATGGATAACTTTATTTTTTTAGCTAATTGTTCCATATCAGCAACAAGTCTAGGGCAAACCGACTGACAACTCGCATAAAACATACTAATGATAAAAAGAGAACCTCGGTAATGGTTAAATCCTATCATTTGATTGGATTCTGTTGTCCACTTGGAACCTAAATCAAACAAACTGCCTTGAGCAGCATCGTTTGCAGCTAAAACATGATCCTCTCCATGGTGATGGTGGTTGTTTGAATTATGGTCGTCGCAGCCAAAACCGACAACCACACAAATTAAGAAAATGAATATTTTATAAGTTGATTGAAATTTCATAATGGATTGTCCTTTATTTTAAAATATCTGATGCACATCTAAATCCTAAATATTTGGCAGTATACCATCCTTTTAATCCAGCTCGATATCCATAACGCATATAAGACGCATAGTTAGAAAAATCATTTGCCTTTAATGAACCACCACCACAAAAAAGGTTATTTTCTAAATCGGTATCTTGTCTTGAATCTCCAGTCACAGAAGTATTGTTAAAATCGAAAACCCACTCCCAAATCATTCCATGTTGGTCATACACACCCAAACCATTTTTATATTTTCCAACTGATGGAAGAAATTCAGGTTTTTGTTCTCCATACCAATTAAGAATTACTGATTCGACTGCTTTTTTATTTTTTCCAGTGGGAGGAACATTTGCTGCAAATTCCCATTCTGATTCAGTAGGCAATCGTTTCCCCTTCCACTGGCAATAAGCATTGGCACTAAACCAAGAAACATAAGTTACGGGAGAATTCAAATCGTGGCTTTTTGGAACTTTTTCTTTCCAATCTCCCAAATACCCCTCATCCGCAAACAAACTGGAGACTTTCCCTTTTTTCCAACTAGGATTGGCTTCGATAAATTCAAAATATTCTTTTTTTGTAACAGGATATTCATCCAAATAAAAAGATTTTATAATTACCGAGCCACCTAACACAGATTCATTCTCTTTTAAGAATGGTTTCCAACTTCCTCTTGGTATTTTTACCATCTCAGCAGAAAGAGAAATATTAAGAACCAAGACATAAAAAACAAAAAAAAGCTTCATTGTGTGACTATGCAATTTGTAAACTTATTTTACCTCTGCTTCAGAAACCATAATTCCTTTGTTTCCCCATTGGTTGTATACATAACTAAGGACACTCGCAATTTCTTCATTTGAAAGTTCCAAATGAGGCATGACATTATTATATTTTTGTCCATTGACTGTAATTGGACCACTAAGCCCCTTTTTTAAAATTTGGATCGCACGAGCTTTATCCGCATTCAAATAATCGGACTTTGCAAGGGGTGGGAACACACCAACAACACCTTGTCCTTCTTTCATATGACAAGCTGCACAAACTGATTTATACACTCTTTCCCCATTGGCCAAAATTTCTTTTGGAGTTTTCGCAGAGACTTTGGGTTTTACCTCGGTTACCATTCTTTGGATGGCTGGTCCTTCGGGAAGGTAAACAGTATCATCCTGTTTTCCAGAATAAACAGTTGCATTCGGCTCACCTTCAACTTTTAGCATCCCAAGCGAACCTTTGTTAAACGTTCTAAAGATAGAATGATCCACTAGAATCAAAGTACCTGGTACCTCAACTTTAAAATCTACAATGGCAGAACCACCGGCTGGTATGAGAGTGGTTTGTACATTTTTTTGATTAGGAAGGATTCCACCTTCTGTATAAACATTGTCAAAAATTTCGCCAATCACATGAAATGAAGACACTAAATTCGGGCCACCGTTCCCAACAAACAATCGCACTGTTTCCCCCACTTTTGCAGTAATGGCTCGATCTTCGACCAAGGAGCCTACAGAACCGTTAAAAACAACGTAGTCAGGAATTTCGGTAATCGCCTTTTCCATGCTAAAGGGTTGAAGCCCAGGTTCCCCATTTTTACCTTTGGTATAAAACTCACTCTGCACAACATAGTATTCTTTGTCTACTTTAGGAAGATCATCTTTGGGTTGAACAAAAATCAAACCGTACATTCCGTTCGCAATATGCATTCCCACCGGAGAAGTAGCACAATGATAAATGTAAAGACCGGGATTTAAAGCTTTAAATGAAAATTTTGAAGCATGACCAGGAATTGTTAAAGAAGCAGCGGCTCCTCCTCCTTGTCCTGTTACAGCATGCAAATCAATGTTATGTGGCATTTTACTTGACGGATGGTTTTTCAAGTGAAACTCTACTTCATCTCCTTCTCGGACTCGAATCATTGGCCCAGGTACTGATCCACCAAAAGTCCAAAACGTATATTCGACTCCATCAGCAAGCCTACCCACTACTTCCACAGTTTCCATATTGACGATGACTTTGGCTTCGTTCGTACGATCAATATGAGGTGGTACTTCAGGGGCATAGGTGAGTTTGGCTTCTTCTGTTTTTTGCCCTGAACAAACAGACAAGGAACTTGTCATAACCAAAAAGAGAAGATAAATCCCAAACCGATTGGGTTTCTGTAGTTTTGTATGCATTTCCGTATCCTCTGGTCTCATTCTAAATTATGTCAACGCAAACCTCATTGACACAAATCAATGGATCTGAGTGCAAACGTTACAAAATGCACAAAAATGGAGAATCGAGAAGTATTTTTTCTCTGTTTTCTGATTTTAAGGCAAAACTAAGTTGAAATTCTAAATCGACGGATTCGAAACTAAGAGAAAAATGGGTACCGTGTCCATGTCGTTAGACCCTCAAACTAGCCTTAGTAAGTTTCGTAGCCTACTCCATATTTCTTCCATTCTGAATGCAAACCTAGATTTGCACCAGCTCCTACCACTCATTATGTTATATTCTAAAGATCTACTGGAAGCAGAAGCAAGTTCGCTTTTTCTTTTGGAAGATGAAGAATTTTTGTATTGTGAAGTGGCATTAGGAGAAAAGGGAGAAATCATCCAACAATATGCTCGTTTGGAGTTAGGCGAAGGGATTGTAGGAATGGTAGCAAGAGAAAAAAAACCAATCGCTTTAGAAGATGCCTACAAAGACCCAAGATTCAATGCGAGTATGGACAAACGCACTGGATTCAAAACAAAATCACTTATCTGTGTCCCTCTTTTTGTAGAAGAAAGATTGATTGGAACTTTGGAAGTCATCAACAAAACAAATAACAGAATCTTTGATTCCTCCGATTTGGAATATTTAATTTCTCTTTCTGAAGTTGCAGCCACTGCCATCCAAAATGCTAATACCAAAGACAGTTTGGACAAACGCATTCTCGAATTATCTTTATTATATGAATTTGAAAGATTATCTGTTTCCGAAAAAAGTTTGAACGAACTAGGTAAATGGATACTGAATCGAGTTTTGGAATACTTGGGTGCTTCTTCAGGAACCATCTATTTAGCAAATGCAGACAAACAAGAATTAAGTATTCTTTCTGCAAAAGGAATTCCAGAAGATGCTTACGACCAAATCAAAGTTCCTTATGGGACCGGGGTTTCAGGATGGGTAGCAGAAAAAAGAGAAAGCCTTCTCATTCACAACTTGGATTTAGATCCGAGATATAACAAACTCGCACCATATAAATTTGAATCCAAATCTCTCATCTCTGCGCCGTTAATATTCCAGGAGGAACTCCTTGGTGTCATTAGCATCAATAACAAAGTATCTGGATATGCGTTTCAACATTCGGACTTAGACTTACTAACAAATATTGCTGCAAGACTCAGTAGTACAATTAAAAATGCTCAACTATTCCATCAAATTGTAGATACAGGAAAGGAGTTGAATCGGGCAAAAAACATAATGAAAAAAATTATGCCGTCGATTCTTCCCAAGTCAAATGGACTTTCTTACGGGGTGGCACACATTCCTCTAGAACAAGTTGGTGGCGACTTTTATGACGTAACCGAATTAGAAGATTCCAAATTTTCAATATTAATTGCGGACATTTCTGGACATGGGCTTTCGGCTGCTGTTCTTGCCGCAATGGCCCATATGGTATTAAAGAATTTTGAACCAGATATAAAACAAAGCCCTTCATTATTTCTTACAACCTTGAACCATATGTTATACGGTAAGTTAGCCGGGAATTTTCTCACTGCCTTCTATGGAATTATTGATCTCAAAAACAATACCCTACTTTGTGCTAACGCAGGTCACCACGCCCCATTTTTATTGGACAAAAAGGATTCACCCTTAATCCAACTTGATGTGAAAGGAAAAATTTTAGGGCTCATCTCCGATCTATTTTACGAAGAAAAGACCTTTCCTTTTACACCCGGGAATCGCCTTGTTATGTATACCGATGGGATAACTGAACATATGTCAAAAGACCATAACAAACGTTATGACGAAGATTTATTCCAAAAGGCAATTTTAAAATCAAAGACACTTGATTCCCAAAACTCCGCAGACGATCTCATTCGAGCTGCTAGAGAGTATGTGGGAACAAATGACTTTGCGGACGATGTCACCGTTTTGTTAGTCGATCGAATTTAACGAATCAAGTGACAACTTCCAATGAGAACTAAAACAATATTGGATTTAAAAAGGATCGTATCCTGATCCAGAACCTTTTAGGATACGATTTCCATACTTTCGGTGCTACCCGTATAATAATGTTCGACTAAATCCATGATTTTTTTAGGTTCCGAGACCACTAAGGAACTCTTTTCATGTAAGGTCTCTGATTTAAAGGCAATGACCTGAGCCTGTTCCGATAACCCAAGAAGAATACTTGAAATTTGTTTGGAAGCCAAATTTGCTTCTAAAACAGATTGATCAATTTGTTTGACTTGGTCTTCGACAGACTCTAATTTTACCTTCACTCGATTTGATTCTTGTAGGTCGTGATATAAGGATGCAGCTACCTTATTTAAAATTGATTTCATTTCATAAAACAAATCAGAAACAGAAAATATTTCCAAGGAAGCATCTTTTACCTTTGTCGAAGTTTCTTGGATCACAGACAATGTTTCATCTACATAGGATTTAATTTCTTCTGCAGACACAGCAATTTGTTCATTCAAACTCATCATTTCTTTGGCTACGATCGCAAATCCAGCGCCAACATTTCCTGCTCTTGCTGCCTCAATAGATGCATTTAACGAAAGCAAGTTGGTTCGATTGGCAATTTCGGTTATTATCGAAACTATGTTTAAAATTTTACTAGAAACTTTTTTGATGGCTTCAATCCCTTCCAAAGAATCAGATATTTTTTGTTTTCCTAAATCGGCTTTTTGTGTCGATCTAGCTGATAACTCATCCAATCCTCTTAAAGCATTTTGTGTTCCGTTTAAATTTTGATTCACTGCATCCATGTAATCTCTCATATCCGACATGATCACAGAATGATTTGCAGTGATTTGTTTGATATTGGTGAGAGCAGAAGTCAGTTCTTCCATACAGGCAGCCGCTTCTTCACTTCCAGAAGCCATGGAATGAGTCGAAGTGAAAAAGTGATTGGTGAGGTCCTTTAATTCCTCGGAAATTCGAATAGAAACATGAGTTGCTCTTTGAATTTGAGAAACAATACCCCAAAGGTTAATGCTCATACTCTTCATTGAGAGTAACATTATTTTTACTTCATCCCTACTATCATTATGGAAATGATCTGGGTATTGAAATCTACCGGATGAAACAGAAATCACTGATTCCGTTGCTCTTTGTAACTTTTTATTTTTTTGAGACAATAGATAGACAAAACTGGAAGCAAGCAGCGTTTGTGATAAAAACAAAATACCACATAACAATGGCTTATCTAAACATAAAAAACCGAAAAGACCTAAAAATGGAAGACAACTTGCCAATACAAAAAATACTTCCAGGTATTTGACGGTTCTGATGTTTTTTACCACTTTTCCTTTTTTCCCCAAAGAAAACCGTTGTTTTCTCATTTTTTTGTATAAATCATCATAATACTTCTTTTTATCATCAGCTAATTTTTTCCGAACCGAAACATAACCGACAACTTTTCTTTCTTCGTTTAAGACAGGTGTGATTGTGGCATCAACCCAATAGTAATTTCCAGACTTTGCTCTATTTTTAACTGCTCCGGTCCAAGGCAGCCCTACCTTAATATAGTCCCAAAGTTCTTGGAATACAATTTTTGGCATGTCAGGATGCCGAACTATATTATGTGGTTTCCCAATCATTTCTTCAACAGAATATTCTGAAATTCTTGCAAAGTCAGGTGACACATAAGTAATCAAACCTTTGGCATCGGTGCGAGAGATGATGACATCAGATTCGGTAAGAACATTTTCAACTAAATTTACTTTTACATTTTTCAATTGTTTTCTCCCATCTTTCTCAGCTAACGTATCGTAAACTATAATGATGGGAATTTGAATCAACTCGGTTGTCCATTTTTGATGGACAAACCATGTTGATATTTGTCAATCAGGCATAGGGGGATCTACGAATTTCTAAGAAATAGGAAGTGATTCTTTTTTGGCAAAATCTTGAATCAAGCGAAACAAAGATTTCCCTTTTAAGGAAGTGGATAGGGTGCCACTGGATCGAGTTTACAACCCGCAGCTAAAAGCAATGTCCCCGTGGCGTCCCTTGTGGCCAAAAGGTAACTGGATGTAAGTGTTATACAAGACTTTGCCTTTTTTCGATTAAACGACAAATCCCTCTTTTGGTACCTCACTCCCATGGCATCATACCAACGAGATAGAATGGCTATGTCTGTTAGTCTACGAGAATAGTTGACTCGATCATTTGCCACATCTTGTGCAAAAATTCCGATATAAACATTCAATTCATCAAAAATATCCCGGCCAAGAATGGTTTCTTCCCCAATCCCTGATTTTCCAAGATTGTTACAATTGATAAAAAGAAAAATAAAAAGAAGAAATTTAAAATACTTCACCAGCTAACTTTTGACAAAGTGATCCCTCCGTCAACTAACAAAGAATTAGGTTCTGATAAAAAATTTCTTATCTCCTCCCAAAAAAGGCCTAAATAACAAACTATATTCTTTTATAATTCAATCAATTCCCGACTAAGAGATTGTAATTTTTCCAATAATTCAGGATTATCTTTGCAATCATTTGCAAAATCTGCCTCAAATGCATCCACAAGCAAACGAATGGAGGCGCTTGAAGTGTTATATTCAATACCACCATCAAAGGATTTAGAAAAAATAGGAAGGACAAGATAAAACGGAATTGTTAGCCAGGAGTTGATCCTTCTCCCTTTGATTGGGTAAGTGTAATCTCGGATTAGTTTTTTATCTTCTCTGTTGGAAAGGGTAAAGGTCACCCAGGAATGTGATTCTTCCAATGAAGGAAAAATCCCAAGTGTCAAAAGAAAAAGAACCGCGGAGATCCCTGCACCGTTCACTCCAGAGGATGATGTATAAGTTAATTCTACTTTGGTGGTTTGGCTTAACTTGAATAATTTTGATTTTGCTAATTCGTATTCAAGCGCAGAAGAATTATATAAATTTGGTTTTCCAGATTCAACTCTTCTCACTAGATTAAAACGGATTTTTCCTTGCTGCAGGGTTTCATTGGCTTCTAGATTTTTAGATCCCCGGTCCGCTAACGAAAAATAGTATAAATTACAAGAAACACTGAATGATAAGGCAAATACCAAGACAAACTGCAATAATCGTTTCATAACCTAAGGATGTTTTGCCATTCCGGTTAAGTCAAGGCAAGCGGATTTCATTTGTGACCTATACCAATTCAAATGGATCAATTAGAGTATAAAGCACCAACACAGGTTCCGCAAATATCGGAATCAGCATTTGCCGATTTGGCCACTGCCACTCTAATTTTTTTTAGATCCAATCTTAAAGACGATTTTTCCATTGTTTGTTTGGAAGGATCAAAACCACAAAGGAAAGATTTCACTCCTCCCTTCTCTACTTGGATATGCGCTAATTCTACGTTTTCAAAACGAATGAGTGTGTACAAACTCTAACCTCTATCTTTTATGAATCATATTTTAGTTCGCAGGAACCAGCACAAATCAAAAATTGGGATATTTTTCAATTGTGAATTGGTGGGAGAATCC
This genomic stretch from Leptospira meyeri harbors:
- a CDS encoding SCO family protein encodes the protein MKFQSTYKIFIFLICVVVGFGCDDHNSNNHHHHGEDHVLAANDAAQGSLFDLGSKWTTESNQMIGFNHYRGSLFIISMFYASCQSVCPRLVADMEQLAKKIKLSIGQEPRIVLVSFDSEKDNPDVLSSYKKKMNLNDNWTLLTGTESDIRMLSVVLGINYKKISNGEFNHSAVYSLVSKEGFVVSRIEGIGSNTDVLISQYQKLK
- a CDS encoding formylglycine-generating enzyme family protein — encoded protein: MKLFFVFYVLVLNISLSAEMVKIPRGSWKPFLKENESVLGGSVIIKSFYLDEYPVTKKEYFEFIEANPSWKKGKVSSLFADEGYLGDWKEKVPKSHDLNSPVTYVSWFSANAYCQWKGKRLPTESEWEFAANVPPTGKNKKAVESVILNWYGEQKPEFLPSVGKYKNGLGVYDQHGMIWEWVFDFNNTSVTGDSRQDTDLENNLFCGGGSLKANDFSNYASYMRYGYRAGLKGWYTAKYLGFRCASDILK
- the nirK gene encoding copper-containing nitrite reductase — its product is MHTKLQKPNRFGIYLLFLVMTSSLSVCSGQKTEEAKLTYAPEVPPHIDRTNEAKVIVNMETVEVVGRLADGVEYTFWTFGGSVPGPMIRVREGDEVEFHLKNHPSSKMPHNIDLHAVTGQGGGAAASLTIPGHASKFSFKALNPGLYIYHCATSPVGMHIANGMYGLIFVQPKDDLPKVDKEYYVVQSEFYTKGKNGEPGLQPFSMEKAITEIPDYVVFNGSVGSLVEDRAITAKVGETVRLFVGNGGPNLVSSFHVIGEIFDNVYTEGGILPNQKNVQTTLIPAGGSAIVDFKVEVPGTLILVDHSIFRTFNKGSLGMLKVEGEPNATVYSGKQDDTVYLPEGPAIQRMVTEVKPKVSAKTPKEILANGERVYKSVCAACHMKEGQGVVGVFPPLAKSDYLNADKARAIQILKKGLSGPITVNGQKYNNVMPHLELSNEEIASVLSYVYNQWGNKGIMVSEAEVK
- a CDS encoding GAF domain-containing SpoIIE family protein phosphatase codes for the protein MSLDPQTSLSKFRSLLHISSILNANLDLHQLLPLIMLYSKDLLEAEASSLFLLEDEEFLYCEVALGEKGEIIQQYARLELGEGIVGMVAREKKPIALEDAYKDPRFNASMDKRTGFKTKSLICVPLFVEERLIGTLEVINKTNNRIFDSSDLEYLISLSEVAATAIQNANTKDSLDKRILELSLLYEFERLSVSEKSLNELGKWILNRVLEYLGASSGTIYLANADKQELSILSAKGIPEDAYDQIKVPYGTGVSGWVAEKRESLLIHNLDLDPRYNKLAPYKFESKSLISAPLIFQEELLGVISINNKVSGYAFQHSDLDLLTNIAARLSSTIKNAQLFHQIVDTGKELNRAKNIMKKIMPSILPKSNGLSYGVAHIPLEQVGGDFYDVTELEDSKFSILIADISGHGLSAAVLAAMAHMVLKNFEPDIKQSPSLFLTTLNHMLYGKLAGNFLTAFYGIIDLKNNTLLCANAGHHAPFLLDKKDSPLIQLDVKGKILGLISDLFYEEKTFPFTPGNRLVMYTDGITEHMSKDHNKRYDEDLFQKAILKSKTLDSQNSADDLIRAAREYVGTNDFADDVTVLLVDRI
- a CDS encoding methyl-accepting chemotaxis protein, with protein sequence MIQIPIIIVYDTLAEKDGRKQLKNVKVNLVENVLTESDVIISRTDAKGLITYVSPDFARISEYSVEEMIGKPHNIVRHPDMPKIVFQELWDYIKVGLPWTGAVKNRAKSGNYYWVDATITPVLNEERKVVGYVSVRKKLADDKKKYYDDLYKKMRKQRFSLGKKGKVVKNIRTVKYLEVFFVLASCLPFLGLFGFLCLDKPLLCGILFLSQTLLASSFVYLLSQKNKKLQRATESVISVSSGRFQYPDHFHNDSRDEVKIMLLSMKSMSINLWGIVSQIQRATHVSIRISEELKDLTNHFFTSTHSMASGSEEAAACMEELTSALTNIKQITANHSVIMSDMRDYMDAVNQNLNGTQNALRGLDELSARSTQKADLGKQKISDSLEGIEAIKKVSSKILNIVSIITEIANRTNLLSLNASIEAARAGNVGAGFAIVAKEMMSLNEQIAVSAEEIKSYVDETLSVIQETSTKVKDASLEIFSVSDLFYEMKSILNKVAASLYHDLQESNRVKVKLESVEDQVKQIDQSVLEANLASKQISSILLGLSEQAQVIAFKSETLHEKSSLVVSEPKKIMDLVEHYYTGSTESMEIVS